One Thunnus thynnus chromosome 18, fThuThy2.1, whole genome shotgun sequence genomic region harbors:
- the cenpe gene encoding centromere-associated protein E isoform X1 has translation MAEESAVKVCVRVRPLIEREESAASEDTKPVQLFWKADKKSIHQIDDGNSTKSFSFDRVFVAEETTNHLYQDIAKPLVVSTVEGYNGTIFAYGQTSSGKTFTMMGSDRIPGVIPLAVEDVFQTIKNRPNKEFLLRVSYMEIYNETVTDLLVDSWKRKPLEVRETINKNIYVADLTEELVTSPAQALAWIRKGEKNRHYGKTKMNQRSSRSHTIFRMILESRERSDPASGENADGAIIVSHLNLVDLAGSERASQTGAEGTRFKEGCNINRSLFTLGQVIKKLTDESQKGFTNYRDSKLTRILQNSLGGNAKTVIICTITPVTLDETLSTLQFASTAKKMKNDPHVTEVSDDGALLKRYRNEIVDLKRRLQEVSSVTQTTATEKEVLSQLLQEKDQLQREQQDRIRNLTKLIVTSSNLVPVKRMPKRRVTWGGKMLRLARLSGCEGGQSDLSFAGSFSQKRKADRSCLMELAEDDEDFDSHWEIPDEPSDDMEMSQSSVTTRSFGDSPKDFISPDRMCELSGKVSNLEMQLAMENQQKEEAMIKVETLDGRVAELELQLQAEAQQKQEALEKMQTSEQRAAELDLQLKTEAQQKLEATEMLELRVADLERQLEEQSHTHMEADKQMRREFEETIRLCETLATEKDMVMTERDYLKQELGMFIEQTNSLEKEKIALSHELEEKREMDEFKTLEEEFRKEHESELQNEISSLKKAMESSELQCSELQKKLETVSEELKKKTQFAEDLQSMNGKDLVQEVAKLRRSLDDAEGLSRDTKKEWAVLRSQNIALEETHVTLTANHDKMEAEVNSLRSQLAAEKSRYQKMQSDLQKELNVAFDENTKLTTLLDGKVPKNLIDSVELERTVTNLNKELAASREAEGALRAQLEEVASLQALPNKVDNLMKQVCELTEELCAVQSQRDSLLSAQAVGQEEAQQLRDCLQTSQDQIIKIQADLSAAAQRENDLNQQCADATQQLESLRSDLEHSDAEKSQLMATIKETGLRLEESEQHRASLEEKVQLMKDLEEKLADSEVSRATEEEISKELQEQLNQLTEELQCVRAEKEALLSEQNVGVQSSAEEMEKLLSTVTSLTAERDQLKMDLQGNVEMAVETQGLLHSLQEELQEQKQKNSEMEKLHEQTESGLGRNMLSLSQELQSVQDEKETLQMSGGQSSAEETEKLLSTVTSLTAERDQLKMDLQENVEMMIEIQEELRTALEKNHEQKEQIKQLETAQTPNSDGPPNDMSGQLLELQTQIQRLTEELESVRAERDSLQSERTADPQTSTEEMKELLCRVTSLTEERDQLQEILEGLRQEKNQLKAELEDRMDMVVQAQPGFNQPAMLSSELQAEDERATQLQQETEKLQASLQAVSEQKSQLEAELQRNIEMTAETQSLLHSLQEQLREQNERSLDLERLGQEQQAQLEQQIKTLTEELEGVRAERNGLFEKEASCQTSTEEMKELLCRVTSLTEERDQLQEILEGLRQEKNQLKAELEDRMDMVVQAQTGFNQPEMLSSELQAEDERATQLQQETEKLQASLQAVSEQKSQLEAELQRNIEMTAETQSLLHSLQEQLREQNERSLDLERLGQEQQAQLEQQIKTLTEELEGVRAERNGLFEKEASCQTSTEEMKELLCRVMSLTEERDQLQEILEGLRQEKNQLKAELEDRMDTLQTEMSTLTEKLESVEAERDSLLSKTEASCQTSTEEMKELLCRVTSLTEERDQLQEILEGLRQEKNQLRAELEDRMDTLQTEIVQLNTSLQTVTEHKRQLEDDLQQSVNVASTTQDLLKSVQEELCEQKQMNSDLEKLSQEKECNLDQQIRTLTEKLESVEAERNSLLSEKEASCQTSTEEMKELLCRVTSLTEERDQLQEILEGLRQEKNQLKAELEDRMDMMSATQEKLSEQEQINVQQQADRDEQETKLQQEVQQLEEQLKIFRERQTHAKAEADASQQLLSDANTTISALREQLSSLDQSTSDVKKTASSRLQDSTLQLQESFKRFQHFIDLCSKNNSRALDKALRVQSSLKPKDLTSLPKPTMNAYSTICQLERQSAQSLGNISEHLQVRAQGYRNLFEELVKKDLAVFEERRLQDVLLCRAQAPSYSIKDEDFHTLWEHRLTELLDKRQLYLQKMGSILEKFWTNMASYPSELSAEIRERERFKEQFQAVCTNQPISFSSLDSILSTYQNHISAVAQRWKMTLQGIIDEQRGLCEELKQLEAQADSQLREERSKSLTLQQALQGAPLKTELSLLKDNQQLALQLQQAEEKVKALCVQNEQLEEAQIKAINRVSNHKQATQLLQTELQDSRAEVEERENTIRSLKSKLRESEKNSPDGVELEKLRTKLFKMEVELSSASDLHQQEVQRMTTVLNEKEESLRKLKETLRKSQQQGEESFLQGEDLHARLTNPRGLMIKSSIHLEKTKLEEEVKQLQLKIAELESLVSSQHTEINKWKSRAIKLKTKNKAELDKPPSPCTPTKRGLPMTSDSSNFLNSPKKFLVTPKKILDSPRKLLDSPKVSLQDSPKSRFFDVGGSSELLSRTYPKQFFDNSSLGTIPEVSCVPDTTDSEKDAAAGANRQDEWWPQSPKQEDMCKQQ, from the exons ATGGCAGAAGAGTCCGCTGTTAAAGTCTGTGTTCGAGTCCGTCCGCTTATTGAGAG GGAAGAAAGTGCTGCATCGGAGGATACCAAGCCTGTCCAGCTGTTTTGGAAAGCTGATAAGAAATCAATTCATCAGATCGATGATGGGAACTCGACCAAAAGCTTTAGCTTCG ATCGAGTGTTCGTTGCTGAAGAAACAACCAATCATCTGTACCAGGACATTGCAAAGCCCTTGGTTGTTTCAACAGTTGAGGGATACAATG GAACCATATTTGCTTACGGGCAGACATCCTCTGGAAAGACTTTCACCATGATGGGGAGCGACCGTATTCCTGGAGTAATACCTCTAGCTGTTGAGGATGTCTTCCaaaccattaaaaat CGTCCAAATAAGGAGTTCCTTCTCAGGGTGTCTTACATGGAAATCTACAACGAGACTGTGACTGATCTGCTTGTTGACAGCTGGAAGAGAAAACCCCTGGAAGTCCGAGAAACTATCAAT AAAAACATCTATGTAGCTGACCTGACTGAGGAACTGGTGACTTCTCCTGCACAAGCCCTGGCCTGGATTCGTAAAGGAGAAA AGAATCGTCACTATGGAAAGACTAAAATGAACCAGAGGAGCAGCCGCTCACACACCATTTTCCGAATG ATCCTGGAAAGCCGTGAGAGGAGCGACCCAGCATCAGGTGAAAATGCTGATGGAGCCATTATTGTGTCCCATTTG AATTTAGTTGATCTAGCTGGATCTGAGAGAGCGAGCCAAACAGGAGCTGAAG GCACACGCTTCAAAGAAGGCTGCAATATCAACCGCAGTCTGTTCACACTCGGCCAAGTGATCAAGAAACTAACCGATGAAAGCCAGAA GGGTTTTACAAACTACAGAGACAGTAAGCTAACCCGCATCCTGCAGAACTCGTTGGGTGGGAATGCTAAAACAGTCATCATCTGCACCATCACTCCCGTCACACTAGATGAGACACTCAGCACTCTGCAG TTTGCCAGCActgcaaagaaaatgaagaacGATCCTCATGTCACAGAGGTGTCTGATGACGGGGCTCTACTCAAAAGATATCGCAATGAAATTGTAGACCTCAAGCGACGCCTTCAAGAG GTGTCTTCAGTCACACAGACCACAGCGACAGAGAAGGAGGTTCTCTCCCAGCTGCTCCAAGAGAAGGATCAGCTCCAGAGAGAACAACAGGACAGAATCAGGAACCTCACCAAACTGATCGTCACCAGCTCCAACCTGGTTCCTGTCAAACGG ATGCCGAAACGCAGAGTAACATGGGGAGGGAAGATGCTCCGGCTCGCCCGTCTGTCTGGCTGTGAGGGCGGTCAATCTGACCTCAGCTTTGCAGGATCTTTCAGTCAGAAGAGGAAGGCTGACCGCTCCTGTTTGATGGAGCTGGCTGAAG ATGATGAGGACTTTGACTCTCACTGGGAGATTCCTGATGAGCCGTCAGATGACATGGAGATGAGTCAGAGCTCTGTGACTACTCGTAGCTTTGGAGACAG TCCCAAAGACTTCATATCTCCAGACCGGATGTGTGAGCTTTCAGGTAAAGTGTCCAACCTGGAGATGCAGCTGGCAATGGAAAATCAGCAGAAAGAGGAAGCCATGATAAAGGTGGAAACATTAGATGGCAGAGTGGCAGAGCTGGAGCTGCAGCTACAAGCAGAAGCTCAGCAGAAACAGGAGGCCTTAGAGAAAATGCAGACATCagaacagagagcagcagagctcGACCTCCAGCTCAAAACAGAAGCTCAGCAGAAGCTGGAGGCCACGGAGATGTTGGAGTTAAGGGTGGCAGACCTGGAGAGACAGCTAGAAGaacagagtcacacacacatggaagCTGATAAACAG ATGAGAAGAGAATTTGAAGAGACCATCCGGCTTTGTGAGACTCTGGCTACAGAGAAG GACATGGTGATGACTGAGCGAGATTATCTGAAGCAGGAACTGGGGATGTTCATAGAGCAGACTAACAGcctggagaaagagaaaattgCTCTTTCACATgagctggaggagaagagagagatggatgagtTCAAAACTCTGGAAGAGGAGTTCAGGAAAGAGCATGAG AGCGAGTTGCAAAATGAAATATCCAGCTTGAAGAAGGCCATGGAATCCTCTGAGCTCCAATGCTCGGAGCTTCAG aaaaaactAGAAACTGTGtctgaggagctgaagaagaaaacTCAGTTTGCAGAGGATCTTCAGAGTATG AACGGTAAGGACTTGGTACAGGAGGTGGCGAAGCTTCGTCGCTCCTTGGATGATGCTGAGGGTCTcagcagagacacaaagaaagagTGGGCCGTCCTGCGCAGCCAGAACATCGCTCTGGAGGAGACGCAT GTGACTCTGACTGCCAACCATGACAAGATGGAGGCTGAGGTGAACAGCCTGCGCTCTCAACTTGCAGCAGAGAAATCACGCTACCAAAAAATGCAGAGTGATCTCCAGAAAGAGCTGAATGTTGCATTTGATGAGAACACCAAGCTCACCACTCTACTAGATGGCAAAGTCCCCAAAA ATCTGATAGATAGTGTGGAACTTGAGAGAACAGTGACCAACCTGAATAAAGAGCTGGCAGCATCTCGTGAAGCAGAGGGAGCCCTCAGAGCTCAGCTGGAGGAGGTGGCTTCACTTCAGGCTCTTCCAAATAAAGTGGACAACCTGATGAAACAG GTGTGTGAGCTGACTGAGGAGCTGTGTGCTGTTCAGAGTCAGAGGGACAGCCTGCTCTCAGCCCAAGCTGTAGGCCAGGAGGAGGCTCAGCAGCTCAGAGACTGCCTGCAGACATCTCAGGATCAGATTATAAAAATCCAAGCAGATCTTAGTGCTGCTGCACAGAGAGAAAACGACCTGAACCAGCAGTGTGCTGATGCCACACAGCAGCTGGAATCACTGCGCTCAGACCTGGAGCACTCTGATGCTGAGAAGAGTCAGCTCATGGCTACCATCAAAGAGACAGGCTTAAGA ctggAGGAGAGTGAACAACACAGAGCATCACTGGAGGAGAAAGTGCAGCTGATGAAGGATCTGGAAGAGAAGCTTGCTGACAGTGAAGTttccagagccacagaggaggagattAGTAAAGAACTTCAAGAACAG CTGAACCAGCTGACTGAAGAGCTTCAGTGTGTGCGAGCTGAGAAAGAGGCTCTCCTGTCTGAGCAGAATGTCGGTGTTCAAAGCTCTgcagaggagatggagaagCTGCTCTCTACAGTCACATCTCTCACCGCAGAGAGAGACCAGCTCAAGATGGACTTGCAGGGAAATGTGGAGATG GCCGTAGAGACTCAAGGTCTTCTCCATTCTCTACAAGAAGAACTTCAagagcagaagcagaagaattcagaaatggaaaaactcCATGAGCAGACAGAATCTGGTTTAGggagaaat ATGCTGAGTCTATCACAAGAGCTCCAGAGTGTGCAAGATGAGAAAGAGACTCTCCAGATGTCCGGTGGTCAGAGCTCAGCAGAGGAGACGGAGAAGCTGCTCTCTACAGTCACATCTCTCACTGCAGAGAGAGACCAGCTCAAGATGGACCTGCAGGAGAATGTAGAGATG ATGATTGAGATTCAGGAGGAGCTGAGGACAGCACTGGAGAAGAATCATGAGCAGAAGGAGCAGATCAAACAGCTGGAGACTGCACAAACACCCAACTCAGATGGACCGCCCAATGACATGAGTGGCCAGCTATTGGAGCTGCAAACACAG ATTCAGAGGCTGACTGAGGAACTTGAGAGTGTGCGAGCAGAACGAGACAGTCTGCAATCTGAGAGGACAGCTGACCCTCAGACCTCCacagaggagatgaaggagcTGCTGTGTAGAGTGACGTCTCTCACTGAGGAGAGAGATCAGCTGCAGGagatcctggagggactgagaCAGGAGAAGAACCAGCTCAAAGCAGAGCTGGAGGACAGGATGGACATG gTTGTTCAAGCCCAACCTGGCTTTAACCAGCCAGCAATGCTGAGCTCAGAACTGCAAGCAGAAGATGAGAGAGCAACACAACTTCAGCAAGAG aCAGAGAAACTACAAGCCAGTCTACAGGCCGTCAGTGAGCAGAAGAGCCAGTTGGAGGCTGAACTACAGCGTAACATAGAGATG ACTGCAGAGACTCAGAGCCTTCTACATTCACTTCAAGAGCAGCTCCGAGAGCAGAATGAAAGAAGCCTTGACCTGGAAAGATTAGGTCAAGAGCAGCAAGCTCAGCTAGAACAACAG ATAAAGACTCTAACTGAAGAGCTTGAAGGTGTGCGAGCTGAGAGGAATGGCCTGTTTGAGAAGGAGGCCAGCTGTCAGACCTCCacagaggagatgaaggagcTGCTGTGCAGAGTGACGTCTCTCACTGAGGAGAGAGATCAGCTGCAGGagatcctggagggactgagaCAGGAGAAGAACCAGCTCAAAGCAGAGCTGGAGGACAGGATGGACATG gTTGTTCAAGCCCAGACTGGCTTTAACCAGCCAGAAATGCTGAGCTCAGAACTGCAAGCAGAAGATGAGAGAGCAACACAACTTCAGCAAGAG aCAGAGAAACTACAAGCCAGTCTACAGGCCGTCAGTGAGCAGAAGAGCCAGTTGGAGGCTGAACTACAGCGTAACATAGAGATG ACTGCAGAGACTCAGAGCCTTCTACATTCACTTCAAGAGCAGCTCCGAGAGCAGAATGAAAGAAGCCTTGACCTGGAAAGATTAGGTCAAGAGCAGCAAGCTCAGCTAGAACAACAG ATAAAGACTCTAACTGAAGAGCTTGAAGGTGTGCGAGCTGAGAGGAATGGCCTGTTTGAGAAGGAGGCCAGCTGTCAGACCTCCacagaggagatgaaggagcTGCTGTGCAGAGTGATGTCTCTCACTGAGGAGAGAGATCAGCTGCAGGagatcctggagggactgagaCAGGAGAAGAACCAGCTCAAAGCAGAGCTGGAGGACAGGATGGACACACTACAAACTGAG ATGAGCACTTTAACAGAAAAACTGGAGAGTGttgaagcagagagagacagtctgCTCTCCAAGACGGAAGCCAGCTGTCAGACCTCCacagaggagatgaaggagcTGCTGTGCAGAGTGACGTCTCTCACTGAGGAGAGAGATCAGCTGCAGGagatcctggagggactgagaCAGGAGAAGAACCAGCTCAGAGCAGAGCTGGAGGACAGGATGGACACACTACAAACTGAG ATTGTACAGCTGAATACATCTCTACAGACCGTTACTGAGCACAAGAGACAGCTGGAAGATGATCTGCAGCAGAGCGTGAATGTG gCTTCCACAACTCAAGACCTTTTGAAGTCGGTCCAAGAGGAGCTGTGTGAACAGAAGCAGATGAACTCTGATCTGGAGAAACTAAGTCAGGAGAAGGAGTGTAATTTAGATCAACAG ATAAGGACTTTAACAGAAAAACTGGAGAGCGtggaagcagagagaaacagtctGCTCTCTGAAAAGGAAGCCAGCTGTCAGACCTCTACTGAGGAGATGAAGGAGCTGCTGTGCAGAGTGACGTCTCTCACTGAGGAGAGAGATCAGCTGCAGGagatcctggagggactgagaCAGGAGAAGAACCAGCTCAAAGCAGAGCTGGAGGACAGGATGGACATG ATGTCTGCCACCCAGGAGAAGTTGAGCGAGCAGGAGCAGATAAATGTGCAGCAGCAGGCTGACAGAGACGAACAAGAGACCAAGCTTCAACAGGAA GTGCAGCAGCTCGAGGAACAGCTGAAAATATTCAGAGAGAGGCAAACCCATGCTAAAGCTGAAGCAGATGCCTCACAACAG CTGCTCAGTGATGCGAACACAACCATCTCAGCACTCAGAGAGCAGCTGAGCAGTTTGGATCAGAGCACTAGTGATGTCAAAAAGACAGCATCATCACGGCTGCAGGACTCCACTCTGCAGCTTCAG GAGTCCTTCAAAAGATTCCAGCACTTCATAGACCTCTGTTCCAAGAATAACTCCAGAGCCCTGGACAAAGCCCTGAGAGTGCAGAGTTCCCTGAAGCCGAAAGATTTAACTTCCCTTCCTAAACCCACGATGAATGCCTACAGCACCATCTGTCAGCTGGAACGGCAATCTGCTCAGAGTCTGGGAAATATTAGT GAGCACCTCCAGGTGCGTGCTCAGGGCTACAGGAATCTGTTTGAGGAGTTGGTGAAGAAAGATTTGGCTGTCTTTGAGGAGAGGCGTCTGCAGGATGTGCTGCTGTGCAGAGCGCAGGCACCCAGCTACTCCATCAAAGACGAAGACTTCCACACACTGTGGGAACACAGACTGACTGAGCTGCTGGATAAGAGGCAGCTCTACCTACAG AAAATGGGTAGCATTTTGGAGAAGTTCTGGACCAACATGGCGTCTTACCCCAGTGAGCTGTCAGCTGAgatcagagagagggagaggttcAAGGAGCAGTTCCAGGCAGTGTGCACcaaccagccaatcagcttcagcagtctggaCAGCATCCTGAGCACTTATCAGAACCACATATCTGCAGTGGCACAACGCTGGAAGATGACTCTGCAG GGGATTATAGATGAGCAGCGCGGTCTGTGTGAGGAGCTGAAGCAGCTGGAGGCTCAGGCTGATTCTcagctgagagaggagagaagcaaGAGTTTGACTCTGCAGCAGGCTCTGCAGGGAGCTCCACTCAAAACAGAGCTCTCCCTGCTGAAGGACAACCAGCAACTCGCTCTTCAGCTCCAGCAAGCTGAGGAGAAAGTCAAA GCTCTGTGTGTACAGAATGAGCAGCTGGAGGAGGCTCAGATCAAAGCCATCAACAGAGTGTCCAACCATAAACAGGCCACCCAGCTCCTGCAGACAGAACTGCAGGACAGCCGGGCAGAAGTTGAGGAGCGAGAGAACACAATCCGAAGCCTCAAGAGCAAACTGCGAGAGTCTGAG AAAAATTCACCTGACGGTGTTGAGCTGGAAAAACTGCGGACTAAACTGTTCAAAATGGAAGTGGAGTTGAGTTCAGCATCTGATCTACACCAACAAGA GGTCCAGAGGATGACCACAGTGCTGAATGAAAAGGAAGAGTCACTGAGGAAGCTGAAGGAAACCCTGAGGAAATCACAGCAGCAGGGAGAGGAGTCGT TCCTGCAGGGTGAGGACCTTCATGCCAGGCTGACAAACCCCAGAGGCTTGATGATCAAGAGCAGCATTCACCTGGAAAAGACCAAACTGGAGGAGGAAGTCAAACAGCTTCAACTGAAAATAGCCGAGCTGGAGAG CTTGGTGTCCAGTCAGCATACAGAGATCAACAAGTGGAAGAGCAGAGCCATCAAGCTGAAGACGAAGAACAAGGCCGAGCTGGACAAGCCTCCATCACCCTGTACTCCCACCAAGAGGGGCCTCCCCATGACCTCAGACTCCTCCAACTTCCTCAACTCACCCAAGAAGTTTCTGGTTACTCCTAAGAAGATCCTGGACTCTCCCAGGAAGCTGTTGGATTCTCCAAAAGTCTCTCTGCAAGACTCCCCCAAAAGCAGATTCTTTGATGTGGGTGGAAGCTCTGAGCTGCTGTCCAGAACCTATCCCAAGCAGTTCTTTGATAACTCCAGCCTGGGGACCATTCCAG aGGTTTCCTGTGTTCCTGATACGACAGATTCAGAGAAGG ATGCAGCTGCAGGTGCAAACAGACAGGATGAGTGGTGGCCTCAGTCTCCAAAGCAAGAGGATATGTGTAAACAACAGTAA